One window of Botrimarina mediterranea genomic DNA carries:
- a CDS encoding DUF4159 domain-containing protein, with the protein MPRGWIVTVVAVALAASAVAPAAAQRRGLDDPIDPARVLASIDRAVSYLKRQQKPSGGWDDGVANPGGISSLATLALLEAGIEPDDSTVSKGLEYIRRFPPEKTYVVALQTMALQAATPRRDRLQIEKNARWLEKAQAKDGEFSGGWSYSEARGMADPSNSQFAVLGLYAAQEAGVKIDPEVWRRAGAYWRKRQNRDGSWHYTSSDRASGSMTCAGVGAMVIIGMAAGEADATVDDNGAVLCCQPQKEDESVERGLAWLGRNFAVRGNPVGRKISENWHYYYLYALERAGRLTAQRFIDQHDWYREGTEYLVREQDPLTDAWRGGVSEPDATITTSFSLLFLAKGRRPVVMAKAKAPEGEDLRAWAQHRRDAAHLVAAAETAWDLPMTWQAIDASKANVEDLSMAPVLYASGAAATAGLTAQGKKLRDYIDKGGFVFVESPCDSGRSASRADIERLVVAMFPEPDYRLRQIEPSHPLWRMERLVRPDSPYVGSLWGVEYGCRTCVVFCDRDLSCYWELDAKPRAGDYPDDVKRRIDDARTVGLNVLAYASNREPRGKEQQFVEQATRLEFDAAGQRGLIEIAKLRHAGGCNDAPGALANLLRAASESDAKLSVAPTPVEVAADDPALPLRHFAFTHGRRDFRLSAEERAALGEYLTNGGTLLADAICASSEFQKAFRREVAAALPGARFEQIPADDPLLSPAFGGYDVRLVSIRDPQPTADDQPLAARTRRRAPVLEGIQIDGRWAVVFSPYDLSCALEQHEAVQCRGYSKEDAARIGLNVLLYSINQ; encoded by the coding sequence ATGCCACGGGGCTGGATTGTCACGGTTGTAGCGGTTGCGCTGGCGGCGAGCGCCGTGGCGCCGGCGGCTGCGCAGCGGCGGGGCTTGGACGACCCGATCGACCCCGCGCGGGTGCTGGCGTCGATCGATCGGGCCGTGAGCTACCTGAAGCGTCAGCAGAAGCCTAGCGGCGGTTGGGACGACGGCGTCGCCAACCCCGGCGGCATCTCCTCGCTGGCGACCCTCGCCCTCCTCGAGGCGGGCATCGAGCCGGACGACTCAACGGTCTCGAAAGGCCTCGAATACATCCGCCGGTTCCCGCCCGAGAAGACCTACGTCGTCGCGCTGCAGACGATGGCCCTCCAAGCGGCGACGCCGCGACGCGACCGGTTGCAGATCGAGAAGAACGCCCGCTGGCTCGAGAAGGCCCAAGCCAAGGACGGCGAGTTCTCCGGCGGCTGGTCGTACAGCGAAGCCCGCGGCATGGCCGACCCGAGCAACTCGCAGTTCGCCGTGCTGGGGCTCTACGCCGCTCAGGAAGCGGGCGTGAAGATCGACCCCGAGGTCTGGCGCCGCGCCGGCGCGTACTGGCGCAAACGTCAGAACCGCGACGGCTCGTGGCACTACACGTCGAGCGACCGCGCTAGCGGTAGCATGACCTGCGCCGGCGTCGGCGCGATGGTCATCATCGGCATGGCGGCCGGCGAAGCCGACGCCACCGTCGATGACAATGGCGCCGTGCTCTGCTGCCAACCGCAGAAAGAAGACGAGTCCGTCGAGCGCGGCCTGGCGTGGCTCGGCCGCAACTTCGCCGTCCGTGGCAACCCCGTCGGCCGCAAGATCAGCGAGAACTGGCACTACTACTACCTCTACGCACTCGAGCGGGCGGGCCGACTCACGGCGCAACGGTTCATTGACCAGCACGACTGGTACCGCGAAGGGACCGAGTACCTGGTGCGTGAGCAAGACCCGCTCACCGACGCCTGGCGTGGCGGCGTTAGCGAACCGGACGCCACGATCACGACTTCGTTCTCGTTGCTGTTCCTCGCCAAAGGCCGGCGGCCCGTGGTGATGGCGAAGGCCAAGGCGCCCGAGGGCGAAGACCTCCGCGCGTGGGCGCAGCACCGTCGCGACGCTGCGCACCTGGTCGCCGCCGCCGAAACGGCTTGGGACCTCCCCATGACGTGGCAGGCGATCGATGCGTCGAAGGCGAACGTCGAAGACCTGTCGATGGCCCCGGTGCTCTACGCCAGCGGCGCCGCGGCGACGGCGGGCCTCACGGCTCAAGGCAAGAAGCTCCGCGACTACATCGACAAAGGGGGCTTCGTCTTCGTCGAGTCCCCCTGCGACAGCGGCCGGTCGGCGTCGCGCGCCGACATCGAGCGTCTCGTCGTCGCCATGTTCCCCGAACCCGACTACCGCCTGCGGCAGATCGAACCTTCGCACCCGCTCTGGCGGATGGAGCGGCTTGTGCGGCCCGACTCGCCCTACGTCGGCAGCCTGTGGGGAGTCGAGTACGGCTGCCGGACGTGCGTTGTGTTTTGCGACCGCGACCTGTCGTGCTACTGGGAGCTCGACGCCAAGCCCCGTGCTGGCGACTACCCGGACGATGTGAAGCGCCGCATCGACGATGCCCGCACTGTCGGTCTCAACGTGTTGGCCTACGCCTCGAACCGTGAACCCCGGGGCAAAGAACAGCAGTTCGTCGAACAGGCCACACGACTCGAGTTCGACGCGGCAGGCCAGCGCGGCCTGATCGAGATCGCCAAGCTCCGCCACGCCGGCGGCTGCAACGACGCCCCCGGCGCGCTGGCGAACCTGCTCCGCGCCGCTAGCGAGAGCGACGCCAAGCTCTCCGTGGCGCCGACGCCCGTCGAAGTCGCTGCGGACGACCCGGCCCTGCCGCTGCGGCACTTCGCCTTCACCCACGGCCGCCGCGACTTCCGCCTTTCAGCCGAGGAACGCGCGGCGCTGGGCGAGTACCTCACCAACGGCGGCACGCTGCTCGCCGACGCTATCTGCGCCAGCAGCGAGTTCCAAAAAGCGTTCCGGCGCGAAGTCGCCGCCGCCCTGCCCGGCGCGCGGTTTGAGCAGATTCCGGCCGACGATCCGCTGCTATCGCCCGCGTTCGGCGGCTACGACGTCCGCCTCGTCAGCATCCGCGACCCGCAACCGACCGCCGACGACCAACCGCTAGCAGCCCGCACCCGCCGCCGGGCGCCGGTGCTCGAAGGCATCCAGATCGATGGCCGCTGGGCCGTGGTGTTCAGCCCCTACGACCTCAGTTGCGCGCTGGAGCAGCACGAAGCGGTACAGTGCCGCGGATACTCGAAGGAAGACGCGGCGCGGATCGGGCTGAATGTGCTGCTGTATTCGATCAATCAGTGA
- a CDS encoding LPS-assembly protein LptD yields MRTVCALMMWLCVCFAPAQVELQQPDLDDPITVTASEASQWTQGAYQMWRLRGGVSLTQGKNVWRAAEAILWVDKSTNFDEPTKLIAYLEAGGGEPVWLDLYDKTPDPAVTPIARQQSPDWFGRLRSVGGVEWKTPPPATASAEKPAIYVRALSRFNAEWDPLAGDVPVGADNDTTDGPIRDDAVTPAQFLGDPFAITAPTPQPSGAGQPSFRSVQLFPRYGAGLNFESRTDTDGQPIGVLMGGATIVISGVDVPGMPAAAGPIDRVDLSADRAVIWTSGVLGVGSGVNQTGDTPIEIYLEGNIEVRQGDRTIYAQRMFYDARRKTGVILDAELLTPVPDLDYRGLVRLKADKLRQLEDSRFVAENALFTTSRLEVPTYSLKSDRMTFEDFEQPIIDPLTGQPAADPFTGAPISDRQQFATAEGNRVEFGGVPLFYWPTLETDLSEPRYYIDDFRISNDSVFGFQVLTDWDVYQLLGSRRPPGTKWTVAGDFLSERGIGVGTHYEYGVDRFFGVNGPAFGQFDGWVINDDGRDNLGFGRRDIVPEEEFRGRAFWNHRQHVRGGLLDAWTVQGQVGWISDRTFLEQYYEQEYDERADQPTGLRLRRIIDNQSLSIEANGQLNEFYSETQWLPRLDHWLMGQELGGQRLTWFAHSQAAYANSNVATTPSNPTLANQFFLFPWEAPMEGERFVTRQEIDLPIDLEDYGMPMKVAPYFLGEAAHWGDSLAGGDVQRLYMQTGVRASAPFWAVNPNVRDPLFNLDGLAHKVVFDGEVSYADASRDINEFALWDEVEDNTLEDIRRRQFFPTIPALQDPRFYMVRSGMQSWVAAPTTEVVDDLSVGRVGMRHRLQTKRGAPGQQHVVDWLTFDTNASLFPDTTQNFGETVGLLDYDLAWHLGDRFTFLSDGFADLFTDGLQTWSAGVALNRPARGNAYIGYRSIRGPFDSDLVSLRLNYRLNEKWVGSASTVIDFGEAGNIGQTFSLSRIGESLLFTLGMNVDESKNNVGFSFLVEPRFLPRTSLTRRTGIDIPPAGAYGLE; encoded by the coding sequence GTGCGCACGGTCTGCGCGCTGATGATGTGGCTCTGCGTTTGCTTCGCGCCCGCGCAGGTCGAGCTGCAGCAGCCCGATCTCGACGACCCCATCACCGTGACGGCGAGCGAGGCGTCGCAGTGGACGCAGGGCGCCTACCAGATGTGGCGGCTCAGGGGGGGCGTCTCGCTCACGCAGGGCAAGAACGTCTGGCGCGCCGCCGAAGCCATCCTATGGGTCGATAAGTCGACCAACTTCGACGAGCCCACCAAGCTGATCGCCTACCTCGAAGCGGGCGGCGGCGAGCCCGTTTGGCTCGACCTGTACGACAAGACGCCCGACCCCGCCGTCACGCCGATCGCCCGACAGCAGTCGCCCGATTGGTTCGGGCGTTTGCGTTCGGTCGGCGGCGTCGAGTGGAAGACGCCCCCGCCCGCGACCGCCTCTGCTGAGAAGCCCGCCATCTACGTCCGCGCGCTATCGCGCTTCAACGCCGAGTGGGACCCACTCGCAGGCGACGTTCCGGTTGGCGCCGATAACGACACTACCGACGGACCGATACGCGACGATGCGGTGACCCCCGCGCAGTTCCTCGGCGATCCATTCGCCATCACCGCGCCGACGCCGCAACCATCCGGCGCCGGACAGCCGAGCTTCCGCAGCGTCCAGCTCTTCCCGCGCTATGGCGCCGGTTTGAACTTCGAATCCAGGACCGACACCGATGGCCAGCCGATCGGCGTCCTCATGGGCGGCGCGACGATCGTCATCTCGGGCGTCGATGTCCCAGGCATGCCAGCAGCGGCAGGTCCCATCGATCGTGTGGACCTCAGTGCGGACCGGGCGGTGATCTGGACTTCGGGCGTCCTCGGCGTCGGCAGCGGGGTCAATCAGACCGGCGACACGCCGATCGAGATCTACCTCGAAGGGAACATTGAGGTCCGCCAGGGCGACCGCACCATCTACGCGCAGCGGATGTTCTACGACGCCCGTCGCAAGACCGGCGTCATCCTCGACGCCGAGCTGCTCACGCCCGTCCCCGACCTTGACTACCGTGGGCTGGTAAGGCTCAAAGCAGACAAGCTGCGTCAGCTTGAAGACTCGCGGTTTGTCGCCGAGAACGCGCTGTTCACCACCAGCCGACTCGAAGTGCCGACCTACAGCCTCAAGTCGGACCGGATGACCTTTGAGGACTTTGAGCAGCCGATCATCGATCCACTTACCGGTCAGCCTGCGGCAGACCCGTTCACCGGCGCGCCGATCAGCGATCGCCAGCAGTTCGCCACGGCCGAGGGGAACCGCGTCGAGTTCGGCGGCGTCCCGCTGTTCTACTGGCCGACGCTGGAGACCGACCTCAGCGAGCCGCGTTATTACATCGACGACTTCCGCATCAGCAACGATTCGGTCTTCGGTTTCCAAGTCCTTACCGACTGGGACGTCTACCAGCTGCTGGGCTCAAGACGTCCGCCGGGCACGAAGTGGACGGTCGCCGGCGACTTCCTCAGCGAACGCGGCATTGGCGTCGGCACGCACTACGAGTACGGCGTCGATCGCTTCTTCGGCGTGAACGGCCCGGCCTTCGGTCAGTTCGACGGCTGGGTCATCAACGACGACGGCCGCGACAACCTCGGCTTCGGGCGCCGCGACATCGTCCCCGAGGAAGAGTTCCGCGGCCGGGCCTTCTGGAACCACCGCCAGCACGTCCGCGGCGGCTTGCTCGACGCCTGGACCGTGCAGGGGCAGGTCGGCTGGATCAGTGACCGCACATTCCTCGAGCAGTATTACGAGCAAGAGTACGACGAACGCGCCGACCAACCCACCGGCCTGCGGCTGCGGCGGATCATCGACAACCAGTCCCTGTCGATCGAAGCCAACGGCCAGCTCAACGAGTTCTATAGCGAGACGCAGTGGCTGCCGCGGCTCGACCACTGGTTGATGGGCCAAGAGCTCGGCGGGCAGCGGCTCACTTGGTTCGCCCACTCACAAGCGGCGTACGCGAACTCAAACGTCGCCACAACGCCCAGCAACCCGACCCTCGCCAACCAGTTCTTCCTCTTCCCGTGGGAAGCGCCGATGGAAGGCGAGCGCTTCGTGACACGGCAAGAGATCGACCTGCCAATCGACCTAGAAGACTACGGCATGCCGATGAAGGTGGCGCCCTATTTCCTCGGCGAGGCTGCGCACTGGGGCGACTCGCTCGCCGGCGGCGACGTCCAGCGGCTCTACATGCAGACCGGCGTCCGCGCTAGCGCCCCGTTCTGGGCCGTCAACCCGAACGTCCGCGACCCGCTGTTCAACCTCGACGGCCTCGCCCACAAGGTCGTGTTTGACGGCGAAGTCTCCTACGCCGACGCGTCGCGCGACATCAACGAGTTCGCCCTTTGGGATGAGGTCGAAGACAACACGCTCGAAGACATCCGCCGTCGTCAGTTCTTCCCCACCATCCCGGCGCTGCAAGACCCGCGGTTCTACATGGTCCGTAGCGGCATGCAGAGCTGGGTCGCCGCCCCCACGACCGAAGTGGTGGACGACCTCTCCGTTGGCCGCGTCGGCATGCGCCACCGTTTGCAGACCAAACGCGGCGCGCCGGGTCAGCAGCACGTTGTCGACTGGCTCACGTTCGATACAAACGCCAGCCTCTTTCCCGACACGACACAGAACTTTGGCGAAACGGTCGGCCTCCTCGACTACGATCTCGCTTGGCACCTCGGGGACCGGTTCACGTTCCTCTCCGACGGCTTCGCCGATTTGTTCACCGACGGCCTGCAAACTTGGTCGGCTGGCGTCGCCCTCAACCGCCCAGCGCGCGGCAACGCCTACATCGGCTACCGCTCGATCCGCGGGCCGTTCGATTCGGACCTCGTCTCGCTGCGGCTCAACTACCGCTTGAACGAGAAGTGGGTCGGCTCGGCCTCGACCGTCATCGACTTCGGCGAGGCGGGCAACATCGGTCAGACGTTCTCGTTGTCGCGGATCGGCGAGTCGTTGCTGTTCACGCTTGGCATGAACGTCGATGAGTCGAAGAATAACGTCGGCTTCAGCTTCCTCGTGGAGCCCCGCTTCCTCCCCCGCACCAGCCTCACCCGCCGCACCGGCATCGACATCCCACCCGCGGGAGCCTACGGGCTAGAGTAG
- a CDS encoding BatA domain-containing protein: MAFLAPALLAGVLLIGIPIALHLRRRRDPVRVEFPALRLLKRNRHRTETQLRLRRWVLLALRCCLLALLAAALARPLLKPPSADSGAAADGPAGEGVGLALVIDNGPNAAYQSLNETRLEAAQELASKLLSGLPGDTPVVLADRAAGGGASMLEPAAAAARVDRLRVGGAAKPLAAAVRDAVVRLAETPAARREAYVFTDLSAGAWDEASQRTVAAVLEEHPGVALRLVDVGVAEPRNAAIDDLRMPSESLAVGEALALSASIHLVGEWREPLAVQLWVDGEKGPVKRDERLVDPKGKSVPVEFTLSGLSEGFTTGFVRVVAGDAAPDDDARYFAVEVRRPRSMLIVAPEERDAVFFRAAIDPSVMDPSVAPRFETGVIAFDAWPRQSLAGYDAVVMIDPSPTVERGRGWRRLYDAAIGGAGVGVFLGGEATLDDFNSPDAQALLPAPLEWRSRDSTYLRPTSFAHPAIKPLAPYADAILWQTFPVYQRWELGDLREGAAVVARYADGGPAIVEQSVGRGRVLMMTTSVNDRYNPAVDGGYEWNRLPTGDDPWPFVLLARSLADYLTGAAETQLSYIAGETVSAPLPTGVELPGYVLRTPGGEAVRQSVPPGRSELAIPAATEPGPYRLEAGADLDRRFVVNLDPRAGHVERVAFSELQTSLGKDRVELIRNEEELTASIDLGRVGRELYGWVLALVAATLVGEQWVGNRYYRQTKENKPL; the protein is encoded by the coding sequence ATGGCCTTTCTAGCACCAGCCTTACTCGCCGGCGTTCTTTTGATCGGGATTCCGATCGCGCTGCACTTGCGCCGTCGGCGTGATCCGGTGCGGGTGGAGTTTCCGGCGTTGCGGCTGCTGAAGCGGAATCGGCATCGCACGGAGACGCAACTGCGGCTGCGGCGGTGGGTGCTGCTGGCGCTGCGTTGCTGTTTGCTGGCGCTGTTGGCGGCAGCGCTCGCGCGACCCTTGCTCAAGCCGCCGTCGGCGGACAGCGGGGCGGCGGCGGACGGGCCGGCGGGTGAGGGCGTGGGGCTGGCGCTCGTGATCGACAACGGGCCGAACGCGGCTTATCAGAGCCTCAACGAAACGCGGCTCGAAGCGGCGCAAGAGCTGGCGTCGAAGTTGCTCTCAGGTTTGCCCGGGGATACGCCGGTGGTGCTGGCGGACCGGGCGGCCGGGGGCGGGGCTTCGATGTTGGAGCCCGCGGCCGCGGCGGCGCGGGTGGATCGGCTGCGGGTGGGGGGCGCCGCCAAGCCACTAGCGGCGGCGGTGCGCGACGCGGTTGTGAGGCTGGCGGAGACGCCGGCGGCGCGGCGCGAGGCTTATGTCTTTACCGATCTGTCGGCGGGGGCTTGGGACGAGGCGTCACAGCGCACGGTCGCCGCGGTGCTGGAAGAACACCCGGGCGTTGCGCTGCGGCTGGTCGACGTGGGCGTGGCTGAGCCGCGTAACGCCGCGATCGATGACCTGCGGATGCCGAGCGAGTCGCTCGCCGTTGGCGAGGCGCTGGCGCTCTCGGCGTCGATTCATCTTGTCGGTGAGTGGCGTGAACCGCTCGCGGTGCAGTTGTGGGTCGATGGCGAGAAGGGGCCTGTGAAGCGAGACGAGCGGCTGGTCGATCCGAAGGGCAAGAGCGTGCCGGTCGAGTTTACGTTGTCGGGTTTGAGCGAAGGCTTTACGACGGGCTTCGTGCGCGTCGTCGCCGGTGACGCGGCGCCCGATGACGACGCGCGGTACTTCGCCGTCGAGGTGCGGCGGCCGCGATCGATGCTGATCGTCGCGCCCGAAGAGCGGGACGCCGTCTTCTTCCGCGCGGCGATCGACCCGTCGGTCATGGACCCGAGTGTGGCGCCGCGGTTTGAAACGGGCGTCATCGCGTTCGACGCGTGGCCGCGGCAGTCGCTTGCCGGCTACGACGCGGTCGTGATGATCGACCCGTCGCCGACGGTCGAACGCGGCCGCGGCTGGCGACGGCTGTACGACGCGGCGATCGGCGGCGCGGGCGTTGGCGTGTTCCTCGGCGGCGAGGCGACGCTCGACGATTTTAATTCGCCCGACGCCCAAGCCTTGTTGCCGGCGCCGCTCGAGTGGCGTTCGCGCGATTCGACTTACTTACGGCCTACGTCCTTTGCGCATCCAGCGATCAAGCCGCTCGCGCCGTACGCCGACGCGATCCTCTGGCAGACCTTTCCGGTTTATCAGCGGTGGGAGCTCGGCGACTTGCGCGAAGGGGCCGCGGTCGTGGCGCGCTACGCCGATGGCGGGCCAGCGATCGTCGAGCAGTCGGTGGGCCGCGGGCGTGTGCTGATGATGACGACCAGCGTCAACGACCGCTACAACCCCGCCGTTGACGGTGGCTACGAGTGGAATCGCTTACCGACAGGCGACGACCCGTGGCCGTTCGTATTGCTGGCGCGGTCGCTGGCGGACTACCTCACCGGCGCCGCCGAGACGCAGCTGAGCTACATCGCGGGCGAGACGGTCTCGGCGCCGCTGCCGACGGGCGTTGAACTCCCCGGCTACGTGCTCCGCACGCCCGGCGGCGAAGCGGTGCGCCAGTCGGTCCCGCCGGGGCGAAGCGAGCTGGCGATCCCCGCCGCCACCGAGCCCGGCCCCTACCGCCTCGAAGCGGGCGCCGACCTCGACCGCCGCTTCGTGGTGAACCTCGACCCGCGCGCGGGCCACGTCGAACGCGTCGCGTTCAGCGAGTTGCAAACCTCGCTCGGCAAAGACCGCGTTGAGTTGATCCGCAATGAGGAAGAGTTGACCGCGTCGATCGACCTGGGCCGTGTCGGCCGTGAGTTGTACGGTTGGGTGCTGGCGCTCGTGGCGGCGACGCTGGTGGGCGAGCAGTGGGTGGGGAATCGTTACTACCGACAGACGAAGGAAAACAAACCATTGTAG
- a CDS encoding DUF58 domain-containing protein, with protein MPAVEQYLKPEVIRQIKRLDLRAQFIVKGYLQGLHASPFHGYSVEFSEHRKYTQGDDPKDIDWLAYAKTDRYYVKKFEAETNITGWLAMDLSRSMAYSHGPTQRGKLGLTKFDYSICIAAALAYLMIGQQDPVGLAAFDQKIRHSLPPKSKRTQLATLLALLARLQPTGETDIGGSLTQLAAMLRHSSLVMIFSDLLTDEEPVLKALRRLRHGGHDVILFHVLDEAEVKFPFRGLTDFEEPETGERLELDADGFRAEYRASVEEFRETYRRECLESGVDYVPLDTGMPFDRALTEYLVQRRRRG; from the coding sequence GTGCCCGCTGTCGAGCAGTACCTTAAGCCCGAAGTTATCCGCCAGATTAAGCGGCTCGATCTGCGCGCGCAGTTCATTGTGAAGGGGTATCTGCAGGGTCTGCACGCTAGCCCGTTTCATGGGTACTCGGTCGAGTTCTCCGAGCACCGTAAGTACACGCAGGGGGACGATCCGAAGGACATCGACTGGCTCGCTTACGCGAAGACCGATCGGTACTACGTCAAGAAGTTCGAGGCCGAGACCAACATCACCGGGTGGCTGGCGATGGATTTGAGCCGGTCGATGGCGTACTCGCACGGCCCGACTCAACGCGGCAAGCTGGGGCTGACGAAGTTCGATTACTCGATCTGCATCGCCGCGGCGCTGGCGTACTTGATGATCGGCCAACAGGACCCCGTGGGGCTGGCGGCGTTCGATCAGAAGATTAGACACTCGTTACCACCGAAGAGCAAAAGGACGCAGCTAGCGACGCTCCTGGCGCTCCTGGCGAGGCTTCAGCCGACCGGTGAGACCGACATCGGCGGCAGCCTCACGCAGCTCGCCGCGATGCTCCGGCACTCAAGTCTGGTGATGATCTTTAGCGACCTGCTGACGGACGAAGAGCCGGTGCTGAAGGCGTTGCGTCGCCTCCGCCACGGCGGGCACGACGTGATCTTGTTTCACGTGCTCGACGAAGCCGAAGTCAAGTTCCCCTTCCGCGGCCTCACCGACTTTGAGGAGCCGGAGACCGGCGAGCGCTTAGAACTCGACGCCGACGGCTTCCGCGCCGAGTACCGCGCGAGCGTCGAAGAGTTCCGAGAAACCTACCGCCGCGAGTGCCTGGAGTCGGGCGTGGACTATGTGCCGCTCGATACGGGGATGCCGTTTGATCGGGCGCTGACGGAGTACCTTGTTCAGCGGCGCAGGAGGGGATGA
- a CDS encoding diacylglycerol kinase — protein sequence MAEIEKAFLPKTWLGKFGCAFRGVRVGIGAYGAASFAVHLPVMAGVLAFAVWDGVTWPEWYLLIVCITIVLAAEMFNSSIEALAKAVTKEYDPHIRDALDIASGAVFTAVIGAATVGVLILVG from the coding sequence ATGGCAGAAATCGAAAAGGCCTTCCTCCCCAAGACCTGGCTCGGCAAGTTCGGCTGCGCGTTCCGCGGCGTACGCGTCGGCATCGGCGCCTACGGCGCGGCGAGCTTCGCCGTGCACCTCCCCGTCATGGCGGGCGTGCTCGCCTTCGCGGTCTGGGACGGCGTCACGTGGCCCGAGTGGTACCTGCTGATCGTCTGCATCACGATCGTCCTCGCGGCCGAGATGTTCAACTCATCGATCGAAGCGCTCGCCAAGGCCGTAACGAAAGAGTACGACCCCCACATCCGCGACGCGCTCGACATCGCCAGCGGCGCCGTCTTCACCGCGGTGATCGGCGCGGCGACGGTGGGGGTGCTGATTCTCGTCGGCTGA
- a CDS encoding AAA family ATPase, translated as MLQEFAQHRWVMQQELQKVIVGQDEVIEQVFAAIFTRGHCLLEGVPGLAKTLMVSTLARILDLGFKRIQFTPDLMPSDITGTNVLDEDEHGRRSFRFVEGPLFTNILLADEINRTPPKTQAALLQAMQEREVTVGQTTYELPNPFFTIATQNPIEQEGTYPLPEAQLDRFMFNIKVDYPTKDEEEKILTATTRGEKPEVNKVLSAKAILNVQRLVTSVAVSEYVIKYAAALVRATRPKDDSAPDFVKELVDWGAGPRAGQFLIQGGKAIAAMDGRFSVAVEDIQKIALPVLRHRVAANFQAQAEGMTTEDIIARLLKHVPQPEIPKFS; from the coding sequence GTGCTGCAGGAGTTTGCCCAGCATCGCTGGGTGATGCAGCAGGAGTTGCAGAAGGTCATCGTCGGGCAGGACGAGGTGATCGAGCAGGTCTTCGCCGCCATCTTTACGCGCGGCCACTGCTTGCTGGAGGGCGTGCCGGGGCTGGCGAAGACGCTGATGGTCTCGACGCTTGCGCGGATTCTGGACCTGGGGTTCAAGCGGATCCAGTTCACGCCCGACCTGATGCCGTCGGACATCACCGGCACTAACGTGCTGGACGAAGACGAGCACGGCCGGCGGTCGTTCCGCTTCGTCGAAGGCCCGCTGTTCACCAACATCCTGCTGGCGGACGAGATCAATCGCACACCGCCGAAGACGCAGGCCGCGCTGTTGCAGGCGATGCAGGAGCGCGAGGTCACCGTCGGTCAGACGACGTACGAACTGCCGAACCCGTTCTTCACGATCGCAACGCAGAACCCGATCGAGCAGGAGGGGACCTACCCGCTCCCTGAGGCGCAACTCGACCGCTTCATGTTCAACATCAAGGTCGACTACCCGACCAAGGACGAGGAAGAAAAGATCCTTACCGCCACGACGCGCGGCGAGAAGCCGGAGGTCAACAAGGTCCTCAGCGCCAAGGCGATCCTCAACGTGCAGCGGCTCGTCACCTCGGTGGCGGTGAGCGAGTACGTCATCAAGTACGCGGCCGCGCTGGTCCGCGCGACGCGTCCCAAGGACGACTCGGCGCCCGACTTCGTCAAAGAGCTAGTCGACTGGGGCGCTGGCCCGCGCGCGGGGCAGTTCCTCATCCAGGGCGGCAAGGCGATCGCCGCAATGGACGGCCGCTTCAGCGTCGCGGTCGAGGACATCCAAAAGATCGCGCTACCGGTGCTGCGTCACCGCGTCGCGGCGAACTTCCAGGCGCAGGCGGAGGGGATGACGACCGAGGACATCATCGCGCGGCTGCTAAAGCATGTGCCACAGCCGGAGATACCGAAGTTCAGTTGA